The window GTTATGCCTGCAACGAGATCCCCATGGGGTTAACCGTTCCGCCAACTATGGCGTCGCCGATGATGGACTACCCAAGAATCGAGTACTGCAGGAGGACTGGCATTAATGGAGGAAGTCCATTATGCCCGGCTCCTGCATTGGCACTGCCCAGCCTTCCTCCGTGGTCTGGAAACGACTTTCCAGGAGATCATGAAAACAGCAATCCTGTGGCGATGCAGATCACAGCATGTGAACTCCAAAACGATCACAAAGCAACCAACCTAAGCTCTTTACGGTAACTATAGCAGTATATATATGTTGGTTTTTGATCCTGATTATGTATTGGATTTATGGCCATGTCACGATGCACAATGATTAGGGGGCACCGCCGTACCTTTGTTAGGGAACTTGCTACATATGTAAATGCAGCCGTCATCTTCTTCCGAATATTATTAGGTGGCTGGAATGGGTTTGGATTTCGGGCGAGGGAAGTTGGCAGTGAAACCGAGGATCGTTCCCACATGTTGAATCACACTGTGTTCCCCATCTCAGCATATGAAGGACGACAAAGGTGACATCCCTCGTAATGGTAAAAATCATTCTCGATTATCAtaagaattttatgatatattgcTTGGTCTCATTTCTGAAACATTTTCTTGTCGATCGGTCATGTTATGCTACGCACGCATAGGATTCATTCATGTGCACGACGAGTCTGGTGTGTGCCTTTGTCGAGTATGAATGAAataggattttgaattgtgattatGGGGCATAACATATAGGCCGTGCCTCCTTTTTCCCTTGACAACAATAAATCAAGAGCTCGTCTTGTTTGTCGATCGATCGTTCTACCTTGCATTTGCTGATCCAGACATGTTGAAAAATCTTACCAAGGCACTGATCGATGGATGGCAAAATGTTTTTTGAGTTTTTCACGACCACTGCGTCATGTGATCTAATAATGATCACAACGATTAATTGGATTACTTACGAGAATGGCTGCAAATTTGACAGGTAGAGTCATTAagcaaaataaaaaacaaaaagggagatttgagaaggaggaggaggaggaggcatttATGAGAAGGATGTGAACTTGTGGGGGTTGAAAATATGAAGTCGGAGGCAAAGCCACCACATAGCTTCGCCAATGTAACGCGGAAACTGTAGCACGTTTGTCCGGCAGTCTGATTCATCGTCATGCAATGAATAGCCTTGGAACTGTTGGCACTGTACGAGAGCGTTTTGGCTTTATCCGAAGAAAAAGCATTCTTGTTAGGTATCGGTCATGTTGCACCAGTGATGTATATCATACAAAGATAGATAGATACTAATGGTTACGTCCGAAAGTTGCTCTAAGGTCAAGACTAACATCCCTCCAGCAACAAGTATGCTCGACGGAGTCCATATATTAGTGTTCAAAATTCATAGAGgcatctcttctctctctttctcagctCCCCGTCTTCCCATGCGGACACAACATCTGTTTGCTATATCATACGATGACTGCAATAGAACTTACCAGCGATCTTAAACAAAAAGGGTATTAACCAACAACACTTGAACAACTTTTGGCAGTAGAAAAATTGGGAATTCAATTATTTGATGATGTATTGAGGAATTAGACTGAATTCAATTAAACTCTTTAGGTTCTCAACCACCGGTTATGTATCTGTGGGCCGAATCGGTGATCGCTAACCTTCCACTAGGAGTTCCTATCATGAATACTGTGCCGTGTATGTGTGCGAGATGGACCTCCAAAGTTGACGGTTGATTTGAAAGATAGGTCTTTAGCTTTATTGACTTGCAAAAGTTGGCAAACAACGCCGGGGGCAGTTCAAcacctcttttttctttttcttttcctttttttttttttttttgtgccgtGGTTTAAATTGTTCCTTGTTGTTCGTAAACAATCTTCGATATTTAACGGAGAAGTCTGTTCTGTATACTCGGTGAAGTTGGCGTGCTGTTTGCTTCTTAGAAATCATAACTCCACGCTCACCTACTCACCATCATTATATCATGAAAGGAAAGTAGATCGTCATCATGCATCGGTCTTAGAAAGGACAAGGAAGCATGCAGGAAAAAGATACCGATGATCTACAAAGAAGAATCTGCCTGGGTATTCAACTGTGATTCCGTGTGGTTCAGAACTGCGCGTGCAGGAGGCTGCACTTGGAGTGAAAGCAGCCACAAATTTCCGGAACCATGAAGTCAGTTCCAGCATCAAGCTTTATCATCACCTTGCAAGAACAGACTTGTTGATCTTCTCGAGGAGAAGCAAAGCCAGAGACAGATTGAGAAATGCTAGCTGACCGGCAACTGCATCTGTAATCCTGACGAAATCCAGACGAGGTGGGAAGAGGCCGGAGGAGCATTCAAGGCACAAATCGTTGCTCGGGGAACTATAGGTTCGTCGaatgttttcctttttatgtaatgactatatatataattaatattcttaGCAAATACTAAGTTCCATTCTTCGTCAACATCTCCAAGATATAATTCAGAGATTTACTTAAGAGGATGGATGGATCGACCTAATGGATACGGTGATTGTGGGACGATCATGAACCGATGTACGCGCGCTTTATTAAAGTAGGTATAGCTGGTAACGATGTCCATTAAAGCTCGATTGAGATTGTGACGCTCATCATTGAATGTTAGGCTGCtgtaatctctccttctctttacTTCTCTCGGGTCGCATTTTACAATGATAACCTCCATTAGGCCAAGTATCCGAGAGGGtcatccctccctccctcccaccCAGAAAGCTCGCAGCTGATACAAAGATTAATGAATAATTACGTGAACGCGTATGTCATTTCTGTTATACGGAGAGagacataaaaaaatattcttcttTTCTCGGTCACACACTGATTTATACTATCTTTGTGTATCGACGCTGACACGACAGATCAAAATTCATGAGGCCGTTCTTGTTTTAGTTGTATCGGTGGACAAGATCGGAAACTTGCAAGTCAAGAAACGAAACTGGAGTCTCTGAGGAAAGAGAGAGTTTTCTTCTTTGGCGGGCTTTTGCCGCTGGGAGGGAGAGGGAGGTCACATCCATCACAGTGGTAGGGGTATTCCTCGGAGGGCCCTGACTTCTTCCTCGATCGTCTCCCTTCCGTCCTCACAGCACTCTGGAGACTGCAGACTTTTTTGTCTGCTCCCGGCACATGCACGCCGGTAGTCGGAACAACACGAGCGCCCTGCCCtatgatttcttttctttctctttccaatTCATGTTGCTGCAGCTGTTACATAGATAGGCTTGCTTCCGTTTCGTGTGACCATACGCATGCCAACTTATACGACGACGACGCATGAAGCCCACCGACGTGGTGGGGTAGCAACAACTTATACCATGCCAACGCATGAAGCCCACCTACGTTCATTTATACTattctatatttatttattatatatctaggccatacaaaatatttttatagtattacatttatttatttatttatttatttatttatttaaatataaaagtatatatttacttttaaataaatattaaaaatataattgtatCGAACAATACTTGCATCgatgcatatttaaaatataatttttatatattatttattaaatatttaaaatatttcataactatacattcattcaaaaaaaaaaatctaaatattatacATCTAAAATACAAATGTTCCCAAAGACTCCGGTCGGCATGTAAAACGGGCAATACTGGGCCAAGCCCAACGTCGACTTGATGCCCATCAATAGACAACAAACGAGGCTCAACCCAACCCAAACTCCAAACTCCAAACTCCAAACTCGGTTGGGAAACCAAAGGGGTATCCGCAACTTGGGCGGCAGGCTCGTTCCTCGTAATAAGCTGCTCCGTTTCACCGGACCGCCGATCTGCGAGGGAGTCCTTGTCCTCTTCCACACATCAAAACGGTGGGCGATCCGAGAAGGCCGACGCCAGAAGATGGCGGGGCCGGAGCAGGACGACGGTTGCGGTGGAGAGTTCGAGAGAGATCGGCAAACCCATGCCTCTTCATCCTTCGTGTGGGACGACGGTTCGAAGCTTTACTACCACGCCAGGTCCGGATTCTCTCGGTTATCGCCAGTTGAAGggtttccttttcttctctttcctcttacccacccccccgccccccaccccccctttTTTCCTTCGTTCTAGGGTTTTGCTCCAACGAAAGCCAGGTTCCCCATCTCTATTTGTTTCTATGATGTTGGGCTTTTTTCCCTCTTGTTTCGTAACTGTTGAGTCGCTGCAATAATTCTCGCTTACATAGGTTCCACTTCTTTATTTCGCATTTTGGTTTTGTTTATGGAATTTTTAGATAGTACACAAGAATGATAATATATTGAGAAAATTTTGCTAGTtcgttggaaaaaaaaaaaaaaaggaacctgGCACCGACAAAAGTGTTAAAATTTAGATGTGGTTGAAGCAAGGATGAGGTAGAGAAAGCATAAAGGTGTGAGACTCGTTGTTAAAACAATGCAAACATCTTTAAGTTCATGCATTGAAGTTGGCATTCCTGTGCGGTTTGCAGCTTTCACTTAGGCCCTTGGAGAGTTTGTGCAGTAGTTCTTTGGTAGCCAAATTAGGAAAGAGAAGTAAGAAGATGATTTGACCAGGGAAACATTAGAACAGATACCTAGGagattttttatgattataaaaCATGGGCGAAGTTTTAAAGTTGCATCCATCACACTATCAGTTCTAGTTTTTTAGCCATTTGTGTTAGCTCAGGATATAAAATGAGTCTGTGCATTCACTTTCTTAACCTTAGTGCAAATTTTAGTATCTTGCTTTGCTTTTATGCTTAAATGTTCGACTAATTGTTATAGCGATCTTCACTTGGCCAGTATTCAAGTTTCTTTGGTTCATTCTGTTGCAGTAGTGGGTTTTATCATGATCCCAGTGCTGGATGGTACTATAGCAGTAGAGATGGTCTTTATTACACATTTGAAGATGGAAGATACATTCCACTGCCATGCGATGAGGTAAATTTTAGAAATATTGTGTAATTTCTTATTATTAATGAGTCAGTTTGTAAACATGTTGTCTTTTTATTGGTCTCAGACAACTTTGAGAAGGAACAATAtcagttttaagttttaacatTCCATTTGACGTCTGCCTGGTCACCTGTTTGGTGCCAGTATACTTCAGCATTGCAATGCAATTAGATATTCCAACTCTGCCATTAGATTTTCTTCCTTGTGTCACCATAGAAGTGTTAATTTCTTTGATGCTCACTCATGTATTTTTTGCCTCTTTTCTGAAGAAGGGCAAGGAAACTCATGCTCTTGAAAATGCAAGATGTGATTCCCCTTGGACCACTCAAGATAAGGCATGTATGTGCTATCCAAGTGCAAATTTCTGCATCTTTATAAACAAAAAATTAGTGATTTTTTTCTCCTGGTTATACACAAGATGTATGTAACATCTTGGCCAGGCTTCGGGCTACATAATATGTGCATAAGTAGCACATTGCTTTTTTTGTTTTGCATGATAAAATTGCATATTCAGGGTTGCTATAGGTGAATGATATTCGTGACATTATAGTTGGTGCTCTTTCAGTCTTTGGATCAAAGTTGATCCATCATATGGAATATAAACACATGAATAGCATCTCAAACTCGATAAAAATGTTAATATAGTTCTTTTTGCTCTCAGCTGGTGTAGAAGAAAACCCAACAGCTGATGGGATGGTATGTCCACCATCAGAATGGTATGCTTTGTCCATTGTTATGCCTTATCATGTTCTTATCACAAAATTGTTTTCCTTATCATGGGCTTTGTAACTTATTGATGTCAATTGCTTGATGAAGGTTAGAAGAAACGCTGATTGATCTCTATTTGTCTGGTTGTTCCAACCGAAATGCCCATGCTGATGTCTCATCAACTTGTCTGCAAACAGATGGTATGCATTTAATTGATCAGATCCAGATAACttcaattatttttttcatataacTGGAGAGCACTCTGGGAGCTATAGTATGAACATTTATTATTTGTTGATTAGAATTTTTAATATTGAAGAGAAGATAGGTCGGCAGTAATGGAAAACTATATTAGCTAGCTTCATATAATTTTCCGATTATTTTGACAATTATTTGTGGCAAGTATATGGTGGGTGGTCATCAGGGGATGTGGAAGAATATGatgtttaaattatttttatgttctGGTTCTAAGTTAGTGTGCTGTGTTTCCTGCCATTATTTAGGTTAGTACAAACTTTTTGCAGCAGTTGGATCATGGAACATAATAACCTTTTTCttgttattattgtaaacctgatAGAATGGCCTTTTTCATTTAGCaaagtttttttttctgaaattttaATCACAATGCAGATGCTTCATCAGAGGAGAAAAACTGGCAGGCTCAATATGGTCAAGTAGTTAGATCTGATGATGAGGGCATGCCGTGTTTTCCAGTTGTTGATCTTTGGGACTGGGAGATGGTTACTAAACCTGTGAAGAAAAGCAACATAGTCTCCAAACTGATTGGCAGGACGGTTAGATGTTCTAACAAGTTGCATCCTTCTGTGTCTGCTGGTGGTCTTGTGAAAACTGCTGCCATCGATGCGGTTCATCTGGATCTGGTGCATGTTGCTTCAGGTATATCTCTTTCactcttttgatatataattctTTGTTGGAGTTAGTACTGGAACATGCAGCTTATGCTAAATTGTTGACTCCATCTGGAAGTATCTCCCTGCTCAAATGACCTCCCTTTTCTATGATTTGAATATTAGTtcttatgcataaatttttttatgTACACTCTTGCCTGTATTGTATGGAATCCAGTCTTTAGATTTATATGTTCCTTTTCAGCTTATTACATATGATATTGCTGCCTATTCAGGTTCTACTACTATCATCACAATTATAAGATAGCTGTAATTAAACAGCTAAAGAAGCTTAAGGCATATGTTTGTTACCATATTTCTCTAGTGCACCATATTGCAAAATGTGCTTGCTGTGCCAGCTGAACAACAAAGGTGTTTCATTTGAAGCTTAATTACCTCATGGGCAATAAAGATTTTGACCCTCACAGTGGGAGCCAGCTGAATTACCCACTCATATTGGAGTTGTTTTTTTGGTTTTAACTTTAGATATTTTGTTTTCTATATTTTTTCTCTCTGTAGATATGTCTATGGATTGCTGATCAGATAGTTTGTTGCCTTCACCCTCCTATTTCCAGGAAAGGTTTACCGGTTGAGGAGTCCAAACAGAAGATACTTGGCTTCTATATCAACATTTGATTCTTCCAACCCCACAAAGGATTGGGGTTTTCCTGATTTGTATGCCAATTTTCAGAGTGTTGTGTTTCACACATTGGATCCAAAATGCCAATCCTATCTTGCAAATGAAGTCATTGGTGAAGTATCGTCTTCTATGATTGACAAAGTTCCTAACACATTGGAGAAGGTACTTGTCTTCTATGTTCATTTCGGTTCTGTATGATACTGCACAATGGGTGTTTGATTTCATACAACATAtgcattattttatctttttaggtATATTCTAAATCCAccaattttgtttcttttttactaGGATCAGTGACATCAATTGATGTTAAATTTGAATGACAAATGTCTTTATATTTGTGTTTAAAATTCAGTGTCTCTAGAACAATAAAATCCATTGGTGAGTTAGGGCATGAAATTATGTGTATTAAAGATTTCTTAGGAagattatgaatgtttgaaacaTGCTGTTCTTAAATTTATTTGTATGCACTAACATCAACAGCACATGTGGTGAAATAAATCTTGTTATTATGTCAATGTTTCTTAAATTGTCTTTTGACTTTGTAGCTCACAAGAAAAAGGTGTTTCTATGTTAAAAACATGTTTGCGGAAAATGTAATTCTTCATGTAGTATGGTAACCTTTTCAGGAATGTGCATGAGTTTTATCACGTTGACTAGCTAATCACCGAGTGTTGTATATGGTTATGTTCTGGTATAATTGAATATTGATTGCTATAGCATTCAGCTTATAGTGCATATTTGGTGCTTGCTAATATTTAAGTTGTGTTGCAGCACCAAAATTTTACTTATAAAGATAGAGCTGCTGCGAGGAGAACGTTACATGGTGATTTCAGTATAGGTCCTGGACAAAAGGACACTGAGAATAGATCTTTTGATGAAGCTAGCTCACCTTCACGATATTCCAGTGCAGAAGATGCTGCTGCAGAAGCCATAAATATGTCATTTGGAAGTGGAAGTTATGCCAGAAGAATTCTAGAAAACATGGGGTGGAATGATGTAAGTTCAAATTTCAGTTTTTTTACCACTCATCTTAACTATGTTCAAATAATTCTGTAGCTTAGTTCCGAGTGTAATATAAATCAGGTATGTGGTAATTGTAGAATGAATGTTATTTAGCTGGCtgattttttatgtatgatgttAGAGATATATGTGTATAGTCGACCTAAACCAAAATTAAAGTCATCGAATGATGGTTCTTTATAACCTAAGTTGAATCTATAATgtagttttttttaattattgtgGATCAGGAGGCAGTAACAGGTTGCTGCTGGCCTGTTGCTGGCCTTGATGTCCAAGTCCACTAGGGGCAGAACCAAAGAAATTCTTTTTAGAAGAAACAAACTAAAATgagaaattaattaattattttcggGTACGCTATGATAATAAGCCAGTTGCTTGAGGTCAGAAAACATAATCGACTGGCCCATGCTTGACggatgatatttattttttacaatgAACTTATGTATTTTTCTCTCGACATGTGTGGTCTGTAGATGTGCTTCGTCTTTGATTTTGTGTTTCTTCAAGCTGCTCTCTTTGAACATTACTCAGGGAGAAGGTCTAGGGAATAGCAGAAAAGGTATTTTGGAGCCGCTGCATGCTGTTGGTAACAAGGGCTGTGCTGGTTTGGGATGGAGCGACTCCCTGCGGCATGCTTCGTAGCCTCCTCCGAGATTCTTATTATCTGTGGCCCAATGCTAAAGTCTGACAGCATCTGTGTCCAACATCTTCAGTTTACACCCGATGACCTTTAATCTTTCGATGGAGATGAGTTCTTCCGAGATTCTTATTCTTGTGATGGCTCATTTGGTTTCCCTCAATCAAGTTCATCGACTGTTATAACATCATGTATACATTCTGTGTGGATCGAACTCATCATGGGGATGCTAATATTCCAGAGTTACAGTTTGGGCGAGACAGTTGTCCCCAATCCATTATCAGGTGCAGTAATTTATTATCAGGGCATTTTTATATTGTGCGTAATCCATTCATTATCAGGTGCAGTAATTTATTCCAGAGTTGCACCTAATTCAGGATATGCTTATTCGGAATATGAACGCCAAGGTTTGGGCCCTTTTCACTGGTTGTGCATCCAATTGGACTTTTCCGGTCGGTGTACTCCCCCTTCCCCCTGGCGTCGATGGCGAATGTAACCAACGAACGCGTTGTTGGGACTCAAAAGGAGAGTAATAAAGTGCGATTTTATCTTTTTGATTTTGTGTAACCACTTGAACTGATTGATGCACGGTCAAGTTTCCTGTGGCATGACGACTTTGGGCAATGGTTATGGGCCTCTGTACTTTCTTATAGGGTGTTTTGTTTTCTTCATTAATGCAACTTCGGAGACAGCTCTCTGATCGACACAAAAAAAGTAGAGCTGTGCGTGCTTCTACAAACTTGCGCAAAACTCAGGCAGAAACAGTAGTAACATTGTAGCTTGGGAGGACCACAAATCTGCATGTACTAACTTCATTTTTGGACAAAGACACgatcaaagaatatatatatatttaccttTGCATTTACAGAGCCCTCAAAAGTCGTacgagagagagcgagagcgacAGAGATCCTTTCTTTGCTTGAAATGCCCAGccaaaagggggaaaaaaaaaaaatctaagaatgGCCCGATGTAACCTACCCAAAATTGTAAAATTCcggaaaagaaagaaacaaggcaagctctctctctctctctctctctctttcatctcTCATCTCTCATCTCTCATCTCTCAAGGACACCTCACGTTCCTCCCTGGCCCTCCATAGTAGAAATAGTTTCCCCAGACGCCGTTGACCCCGCCTTGGATGCTGTAACAATTTGGATGGTCGGCCAAGAGCCTGAGGTTGGACAAGGGGATCAAACTGTTATCCCAGTCCACAAGCTGCAGATTGCGGAAGTAAGATGCTTTGCGGAAACCTTCTCCTGCAAAATGGCCACTGCCCATCTGGGTTGATGTGTGAAACCCGGATGTCTGCGTGTTCACGATTTCTCCCCCGAACTGCACCATGTTTGCGTGCTCTGCCAGGTGACTGAATAAGAAGGATGGCCAGTACCCCACCAGCAGTCCCGACCCCAACTCCAGCCACCAATGTCCATGCTTTGGGTCCTGATCATGGTGTCCACACAGATAATACCTTTTTCTGGTTACTATTTGCAGCCTAGGAAGGAAGATTAGAGAGACGAGATCCAAAACAAGACGTCTGAAATCACCTTCCACACGAGGAGATCGATGTCAAATTGGCCACCGTTCAGCGCCGATGTCGGCGAGATTGCTGCTCCGATGGCGATCTTATTGTTCGTCTGCACAAAGCCTGAGCACAAGAGATTGTAGCAACCGGTTTCCTGATACGCATCACTCTATACATCAAGAGATGATGGGTAATTGTTAGTCAACATCTTCGTATATAGGCATGCACAACATCATAGTAATAATATGTTTCTCGTCTGATCACGTCCATAAAGTTCAGTGGTGCTCACCGTCCAATATGTGAAAAATCTGGGCCTGTTATCTCCGTAGAGCTGAGGACTGACCTGAAGAAAAAAAAGTATGACTGCCTTACCAAACGACTCGATCCCTTGAAagacacaaaaagaaaaaggcaaaaaagggGTGGCAAATTTTTCGTCATATGGAAGCTCAGCTAAGAAATATATCCTTCTTTtcatgaagaagaaaaagaaacatatgtatatatatacatatatacatacatatatatgtatacaaaatcATACAAAGAAAAGGTTGGCAGAGATAAACAAGTCTGATGTGGGGGAGAGGTGTTCTCTAAAAACAGGGGAACGTCTCTGGGTCGGCAGGCATAGATAAACAAATGCAACATGTATACTTGTCGTTACCTGCCATCCGGCTTCGATGGTGTTAAGATCGTTGCCAAAGGAGCCTGAGATCACCCATATCTGCGACAGGCTGAACTCGGACGCACTTGTTACCCTCGGAGCCCACACGCTGAGGCTGGCTTTTGCACCATAATACTGATCGCCGATGATATACCCAACAGCATGCTGCAGCAAGCATGAGGCAATATTAATGACCCACGTCAGTGTGCGCAGAAGAGACGACGGAGTTAGCTTGGAAGCTTATGAAGGGGTCTCCGATGGACTGGTAGAAACGAAACAATAGCTTGGAAGCTTATGAAGGGTCTCTCACTCTCTCATGgactggtataaatgaaacaagcaATAGGACTTGGTTGGACACTTTGAGATTTCGCTCATGTCCGGCCAAGCGAAGGCTTTTAATTACATGACCACGGAAATCGATGAATTAACTATTAGTTCAGTCAAAGGCCACCTCCACCTCGATTTGGTCCCCTTCTCCGGTTGCTGCTGTAGATGCACATGGAGGATGATCATTTCTTATTCTTCATGAGCATGGTTTGGTGTGCATTTTCCTCATTTTCATCAACTACTATCCATGAATCAAGGACTCCGGGACTTATTGCAGTGTTGGCCTACAGGACGACGGGAAGGACTGTTGCATAACTCCTAGAGCAGTCCGAGACTTGGGGCCGTGCAGCAAAGGAATCCATGAGTTACTGGGAAAAGAGTGCCTGTTGTTAGTCGCTAAGCTAAGAACACTGGACCGTGATCCGTGCAAAATCGTTAATTCATCGTTAGTTTGGGGTATACAGGTTGGAAACCCAGAGGGATGGAAACAAAGAAAAATCGTTACTTCCTGTGATCCGTGCAAAGACGAAGCGATtgctgccccccccccccccaaaaaagacAGTTAATTCTGATCTAACTAGTCAGTCATAATAATAACTGGTGAATGGAACctcggtgaagaagaagaagaagaagaagaagaagaagaagaagaagaagaagaagaagatcagaaGGTTTACCTCATGCCCGGTGCTCGTCGAATCACGGCGCAACCTTCTCGCCGCAGGCTTCCTCCCAAATCTCTGAACCGAGCTGGCTCTTAGTATGTCTTCCCGTGTCGTTCTCCGTATCGGCACGGTTCCTTCGGGACACGACTCGCCGGAAATGGTCCATGCCTGGAAGCTGGCATCCACCGTGCTGCTCAAGCTGTAGCCTTTTGGCCTCTCGGGTGGATCCTGCAACCGACCAACCACTGTAGATATAGCATCAAAC of the Musa acuminata AAA Group cultivar baxijiao chromosome BXJ3-2, Cavendish_Baxijiao_AAA, whole genome shotgun sequence genome contains:
- the LOC135586221 gene encoding LOB domain-containing protein 18-like isoform X1, producing MASSSSSSNSPCAACKFLRRKCMPGCIFAPYFPPEEPQKFANVHKVFGASNVTKLLNELLPHQREDAVNSLAYEAEARVKDPVYGCVGAISVLQRQVQRLQKELDAANAELLRYACNEIPMGLTVPPTMASPMMDYPRIEYCRRTGINGGSPLCPAPALALPSLPPWSGNDFPGDHENSNPVAMQITACELQNDHKATNLSSLRGHRRTFVRELATYVNAAVIFFRILLGGWNGFGFRAREVGSETEDRSHMLNHTVFPISAYEGRQR
- the LOC135586221 gene encoding LOB domain-containing protein 18-like isoform X2, with protein sequence MASSSSSSNSPCAACKFLRRKCMPGCIFAPYFPPEEPQKFANVHKVFGASNVTKLLNELLPHQREDAVNSLAYEAEARVKDPVYGCVGAISVLQRQVQRLQKELDAANAELLRYACNEIPMGLTVPPTMASPMMDYPRIEYCRRTGINGGSPLCPAPALALPSLPPWSGNDFPGDHENSNPVAMQITACELQNDHKATNLSSLRELATYVNAAVIFFRILLGGWNGFGFRAREVGSETEDRSHMLNHTVFPISAYEGRQR
- the LOC103976622 gene encoding uncharacterized protein LOC103976622, whose translation is MAGPEQDDGCGGEFERDRQTHASSSFVWDDGSKLYYHASSGFYHDPSAGWYYSSRDGLYYTFEDGRYIPLPCDEKGKETHALENARCDSPWTTQDKASGVEENPTADGMVCPPSEWLEETLIDLYLSGCSNRNAHADVSSTCLQTDDASSEEKNWQAQYGQVVRSDDEGMPCFPVVDLWDWEMVTKPVKKSNIVSKLIGRTVRCSNKLHPSVSAGGLVKTAAIDAVHLDLVHVASGKVYRLRSPNRRYLASISTFDSSNPTKDWGFPDLYANFQSVVFHTLDPKCQSYLANEVIGEVSSSMIDKVPNTLEKHQNFTYKDRAAARRTLHGDFSIGPGQKDTENRSFDEASSPSRYSSAEDAAAEAINMSFGSGSYARRILENMGWNDGEGLGNSRKGILEPLHAVGNKGCAGLGWSDSLRHAS
- the LOC103976621 gene encoding protein neprosin, which encodes MASSCAKPHLIISLFVGCLLLASPARPAVSPSAAVNSTTLPVKHSRISAHLKRVNKPAVKTIESSDGDLIDCVPSHLQPAFDHPKLRDHKPSDPPERPKGYSLSSTVDASFQAWTISGESCPEGTVPIRRTTREDILRASSVQRFGRKPAARRLRRDSTSTGHEHAVGYIIGDQYYGAKASLSVWAPRVTSASEFSLSQIWVISGSFGNDLNTIEAGWQVSPQLYGDNRPRFFTYWTSDAYQETGCYNLLCSGFVQTNNKIAIGAAISPTSALNGGQFDIDLLVWKDPKHGHWWLELGSGLLVGYWPSFLFSHLAEHANMVQFGGEIVNTQTSGFHTSTQMGSGHFAGEGFRKASYFRNLQLVDWDNSLIPLSNLRLLADHPNCYSIQGGVNGVWGNYFYYGGPGRNVRCP